Within the Azospirillum brasilense genome, the region GGTCGAGCAACGGGTCCGCCACCTCCCCCTCCACCAACCCCAGATCGGCGGCGCCGTCCAGCACGGCCTTGGCGACCTGGGCGGTGTTGGCGGCCTTCACCGAGACGTCGACGTCCGGATAGCGCTGGTGGAAGGCCACGAGCCGTTCGGGCAGCCAATAACCGGTGATGGTCTGGCTGGCGTGGACGGCGATGCGCCCGCGCTTCAACGCCGATAGGTCGGCCAGCATGCGCTCCGCCGCTTCGGCGCGGGCGAGCACCGCGACGGCCTCCCCCAGGAACAGGCGTCCGGCCTCCGTCAGCTCGATGCGGCGGCCCACCCGGTCGAACAGGCGGACGGCGTGCCGGGCCTCCAGGCTGGAGACGGCGGCGCTGACCGCGGACTGCGTCAGATTCAGGGCGGCGGCGGCCCGCGTCACATGCTGCTGCGTGGCGACCGCCACGAAGATGCGGAGCTGTTCGAGAGTCATCCGGTCCCCTGCCCGTTCAAACGTTCGATTTTATCGAACGATTCATCTACTATAATCCGTTGGAACAAACGGTCCAGAGGAGGCAGCTTCCCGGCATCGGAATTCGAGGACGCCATGCCGAACGATCTTCTTCCATCGCCCTGCCGGACCCTTGGTGCCCTGCTGCCGGGAATTCTGCTCTGCTCCGGCGTGAGCGGCGTGGCGCTGGCCCTGCAAAGCCTGGAGGTGCGGGTTTTCGGGCAGGCTTGGCTGGAGGCGCTGGTCCTGGCGATCCTGATCGGGGTGGCCCTGCGCAGCGTCTGGGCGCCGGGGCAGCGCTGGAAGGCGGGGACGGATTTCAGCGCCAAGACGTTGCTGGAGGTCGCGGTGCTGCTGCTGGGCGCCTCCAT harbors:
- a CDS encoding LysR family transcriptional regulator is translated as MTLEQLRIFVAVATQQHVTRAAAALNLTQSAVSAAVSSLEARHAVRLFDRVGRRIELTEAGRLFLGEAVAVLARAEAAERMLADLSALKRGRIAVHASQTITGYWLPERLVAFHQRYPDVDVSVKAANTAQVAKAVLDGAADLGLVEGEVADPLLDQDLLPGDRLLLLVGDGHPWRRRSDLPMEELHRSPWVLREAGSGTRSEFEEALRGQGRAPEALPVALELPSNEAVLSAVMAGAGATALSDLVARGALAAGHLHRVPFPLPERPFRLLRHRERGLSHAARTFRDLLLAE